Proteins found in one Homalodisca vitripennis isolate AUS2020 unplaced genomic scaffold, UT_GWSS_2.1 ScUCBcl_2835;HRSCAF=7954, whole genome shotgun sequence genomic segment:
- the LOC124372293 gene encoding MFS-type transporter clz9-like yields the protein MCQNIKRSRAKLSPKVINDYFDEFKDTVTDVPPDMIINYDETALSDDPGRRELIFKRGCKYPERVMNESKSNVSVMFAATASGKMLAPYIIYKATNLYDLWCQGGPPGCFYNRNKSGWIDGNTFLDWFQRVVIPYCRRSNGKKVVIGDNRLSPIVIRLSEQNNIQFVFLPANSTHLTQPLNIALFGPMKKCWRNVMEEAKFHERNSNAFDKRYFPSHVRKALQKLEPNLQKDIIAGFDKAGILPLNRKRVLDRLPPELCEDEDVDGSQANSSTSVNDSLTTFLKEMRYGDGSEKQAVGRKKKLNIPAGRSVTLADFDDPDEEETENERSENEDVPDNQ from the coding sequence ATGTGCCAAAACATTAAAAGAAGTAGAGCGAAATTATCTCCAAAAGTAATCAATGACTATTTTGATGAGTTCAAGGACACTGTTACAGATGTTCCTCCCGATATGATAATCAATTATGATGAGACTGCGTTGTCCGATGACCCAGGCCGTCGCgaactaatttttaaaaggggttgtAAATACCCTGAGCGAGTTATGAACGAAAGTAAGAGCAATGTGTCTGTGATGTTTGCTGCCACTGCTTCTGGCAAAATGCTGGCtccttacataatttataaagccaCTAACTTGTACGATTTATGGTGCCAAGGTGGACCTCCAGGATGCTTTTACAACCGCAACAAGTCAGGTTGGATTGACGGAAACACATTTTTAGATTGGTTTCAGAGAGTTGTCATCCCGTACTGTCGCAGATCAAATGGGAAAAAAGTTGTAATAGGTGACAACCGGTTGTCACCGATTGTTATTCGGCTAAGTGAACAAAACAACATCCAGTTTGTTTTTCTGCCGGCTAATTCAACCCATTTGACGCAGCCCCTGAATATAGCACTGTTCGGTCCCATGAAAAAATGCTGGCGTAATGTTATGGAAGAAGCAAAATTTCATGAAAGGAATAGCAATGCCTTTGATAAGAGATATTTTCCATCTCATGTGAGGAAAGCCCTACAAAAACTAGAGCCTAACTTACAGAAAGACATCATTGCAGGTTTTGACAAGGCAGGAATTCTTCCTCTTAACCGAAAACGTGTGTTGGACCGGCTGCCCCCTGAGCTGTGTGAGGATGAAGATGTTGATGGCAGTCAGGCTAACAGCAGCACTAGTGTAAATGACAGTTTAACAACTTTCTTGAAAGAGATGCGTTATGGTGATGGGAGTGAAAAACAAGCAGTAGGCCGAAAAAAGAAACTGAACATTCCGGCTGGCCGCAGCGTCACTCTTGCAGATTTTGATGACCCTGACGAGGAAGAAACAGAAAATGAAAGATCTGAAAACGAAGATGTACCA